GCCTCGCACGGCATCAACCCCTGGCTGTTCAAGCAGTTGCCCTACGACCCGGCGAAGGATTTCGCCGGCATCACGCAGATGCTCAGCGTGCCCAACGTGCTGGTGATGAACGCCGAGACCGCCGCGCGCCTGAAGATCCAATCCGTGGCCGACCTGATCGCCTACGGCAAGGCCAACCCCGGCAAGCTGAACTACGGCTCGGGCGGCAACGGCAGCGCGGGCCATCTCGCGGGCGAGCTGCTGAAGAACCAGGCCGGCATCTTCGCCGTGCACATCCCCTACAACGGCGGCAACCCCGCGCAGCTGGGCCTGCTCTCGGGCCAGGTCGACTTCAACATCGACAACCTCGCCACCGCCGCGACCAACATCCGCTCGGGCAAGCTCAAGGCCCTGGCGGTCACCACCGCGCAGCGCAGCAGCGCGATGCCCGACGTGCCCACCGTGGCCGCCACCCTGCCCGGCTTCGAGATCGACACCTGGTGGGGCCTGGTCGCGCCGGCCGGCACGCCGGCCGACGTGGTGCGCAAGCTCAACACCGCGTTCGCCGATGCGCTGAAGTCGGCCGAGGTGAAGACGCGCTTTGCCGCGTTGTTCGCCGAGCCCGCGCCGAACACCCCGGAGCAGTTCGACGCGTTCATGAAGCGCGAGCGCGCGAAGTACGAGCGCCTGGTGAAACTGAGTGGTGCGAAGGTCGACTGAGTCCACCTGCCACGCCCGCTCCATGCAAAAGCCCCGCTGAGCGGGGCTTTTGTGTATCTGGCGGGGTACGGCCTCAACCCAGGCGCACCGGCACGAAGATGCGGTCGCCATCGCGCTGGATCAGCAGCGCCAGCGATTGCCGGTCCTTGCCCAGCATCGCGCGCACCTGCTCGACGCTCTGCACCTTCTGGCCATTGACGGCGAGCAGCACGTCGCCCTGCTGCACGCCCGCCAGCGCGGCCGGGCCCTGCGCGTCCTCGACCAGCAGACCGCCCTCCACGCCGACCGCGCGCTGCTCCTGCGGCGCAAGCGGTCGCAACGCCAAGCCAAGGCGGCCTTGATCGGCGCCCTTCTGGCCCTTGGCCGCCACCGGGGTCTTGGCGCTGGCATCGCCCAGTTGCGCGTTCAGGGTCACGTCCTTGCCTTGGCGCCACACGGTCAGCTTGACCTTGTCGCCGGGCAAGGACTGGCCGATGTACGCGGGCAGATCGCCCGAGCCCACGATGGCCTGGTCGTTCACTTCGCGAATCACGTCACCCACTTTCAAGCCCGCCTTGTCGGCGGGGCCACCGGGCTCCACGCTGGAGACCAGGGCACCCGCGGCTTTGTCGAGCTTGAACGA
The sequence above is a segment of the Hydrogenophaga sp. BPS33 genome. Coding sequences within it:
- a CDS encoding Bug family tripartite tricarboxylate transporter substrate binding protein; protein product: MLNRRQLITRTALASASVALPGLALAQANNTTRIVVPFAAGGPIDVTARILADAVKGSLGTVIVENRPGAGGNIGMSAVAKAPADGLTLGVATTASHGINPWLFKQLPYDPAKDFAGITQMLSVPNVLVMNAETAARLKIQSVADLIAYGKANPGKLNYGSGGNGSAGHLAGELLKNQAGIFAVHIPYNGGNPAQLGLLSGQVDFNIDNLATAATNIRSGKLKALAVTTAQRSSAMPDVPTVAATLPGFEIDTWWGLVAPAGTPADVVRKLNTAFADALKSAEVKTRFAALFAEPAPNTPEQFDAFMKRERAKYERLVKLSGAKVD